A genomic window from Ignavibacteria bacterium includes:
- a CDS encoding TonB-dependent receptor: MNNIFKSIILKIVFTVIVFFAAGFISIELKAQESGTVTGSVIDKTTGNPIEGADVTINKVRDSSIVKGIQTDAAGKFILSDIPFGRYYIKVNLVGYNFSVVSGININPNNLSLTLEPVKLSTGTTTTDEIVVESEKSQIEFRPDKKVFNVGKNITNQGSTVIDLLKEIPSVTVDQDNNISLRGSEGVKIMIDGRPSGLEGTNRGDMLAQISATQVESIELITNPSAKYEAEGSSGIINIVLKKNENRGMGYNGTLGLNIGTRDKYSGQLSFSLKNNKYHFYGNYGYNSHRMIFTGLNQRFNYINSDSYFTDESSNARGHMQGHNAKFGVDLYLNPQNTIGLSFNLRDSKRSRFDVTDDFVYNTSNVLTSQYFNTTTHEDDGLNYDIAANYTLRFKNPQQVFTTDLSFSRDKDDEVTNTYDTYITPVVPEPVNRNEYTSEKDDAYIADLNYVHPFSKDAKFETGYRGSYKKRDNDYRVDVFDYNTGEYITDLNSSNNFIYKEQIHAAYGIYTNKIGDFGFSLGARVEQTIIKGELMNNGQTFDKSYIDFFPSASISQKISKSSEIQLSYARRVNRPRMRQLNPFVTISMMGGSNTLSQGNPNLNPEFTDALELSYIQYLPFATITPTLFYRQTKDQISRSRTLIDSITTLSTFVNYNKSKSYGGELILNTQPAKIWTLNGTFSYYKTEIDASNLGSGLSNSGYSWTARAMSTLMLPADMSLQVSYFYSGKNYNAQGTFEPFSMLDAAIKKDFFDKKLSLTFRVSDLLDEAKFKANISGTGYYETFERKRDARTFFLNISYRFGQQEKNKFEKGKKRNNDDNNNGDDGMDF; the protein is encoded by the coding sequence ATGAATAATATATTTAAGAGCATAATATTAAAAATTGTATTTACAGTTATAGTTTTTTTCGCAGCAGGGTTTATTTCCATTGAGCTTAAAGCTCAGGAAAGCGGAACTGTAACAGGATCTGTAATAGATAAAACAACCGGAAATCCGATAGAAGGAGCAGATGTTACAATTAACAAAGTTAGAGATTCCAGCATTGTAAAAGGAATTCAGACTGATGCAGCAGGGAAATTTATTTTATCTGATATCCCGTTCGGCAGGTATTATATTAAAGTTAACCTTGTAGGTTATAATTTTTCAGTTGTTAGCGGAATAAACATCAATCCGAATAACCTTTCACTTACACTCGAACCCGTAAAGCTATCAACAGGTACAACCACTACCGATGAAATTGTGGTTGAAAGCGAAAAAAGCCAGATTGAGTTCCGCCCGGATAAAAAAGTATTTAATGTAGGCAAGAACATAACCAACCAGGGAAGTACAGTTATAGACCTGCTGAAGGAAATACCTTCGGTAACAGTTGACCAGGATAATAATATCAGCTTAAGAGGCAGTGAAGGCGTAAAGATAATGATAGACGGCAGGCCATCAGGACTTGAAGGAACAAACCGCGGCGATATGCTTGCACAGATTTCTGCCACGCAGGTAGAAAGTATAGAGCTTATCACTAATCCTTCTGCAAAATATGAAGCTGAAGGCTCTTCAGGTATTATTAATATTGTTCTTAAAAAAAATGAAAACCGTGGAATGGGTTATAATGGTACTTTAGGACTTAATATCGGAACACGTGATAAATACAGCGGGCAATTAAGCTTCAGCTTAAAGAACAATAAGTATCATTTTTACGGGAATTATGGATATAACTCTCACAGGATGATTTTTACCGGGTTAAACCAGCGTTTTAATTATATTAATTCAGATTCATATTTTACAGATGAATCAAGCAATGCCCGCGGACATATGCAGGGACATAATGCTAAGTTTGGGGTGGATCTTTATTTAAATCCACAAAATACAATAGGTCTATCTTTTAACTTAAGAGATTCAAAACGTTCGAGGTTTGATGTTACTGATGACTTCGTTTATAATACTTCTAATGTATTGACCTCGCAGTATTTTAATACTACCACACATGAAGATGACGGATTAAACTATGATATTGCAGCGAACTATACTTTAAGATTCAAAAACCCTCAGCAGGTATTTACCACCGACCTTTCATTTTCAAGGGATAAAGATGATGAAGTTACAAATACCTACGATACTTACATCACACCCGTGGTTCCTGAGCCTGTAAACAGGAATGAATACACATCTGAAAAAGACGACGCATATATTGCAGACCTGAATTATGTTCACCCGTTCAGCAAAGATGCAAAATTTGAAACCGGTTACCGCGGCAGCTATAAAAAAAGAGATAATGATTACCGGGTTGATGTATTTGATTATAACACCGGAGAGTATATAACTGACCTGAATTCATCAAATAACTTCATATATAAAGAGCAGATACATGCTGCATACGGTATTTATACAAACAAGATCGGTGATTTCGGATTTTCCCTGGGGGCTAGGGTTGAACAAACTATAATTAAGGGAGAGCTGATGAACAATGGCCAGACCTTTGACAAAAGCTATATTGATTTTTTCCCGAGTGCCAGCATATCACAAAAGATAAGCAAATCCAGTGAAATTCAGCTAAGCTATGCAAGAAGGGTTAACAGGCCAAGAATGAGGCAGTTAAATCCGTTTGTAACAATAAGCATGATGGGCGGATCCAACACACTTTCACAGGGTAATCCAAATTTGAATCCGGAATTTACAGACGCTTTGGAGCTAAGCTATATTCAATACCTTCCTTTTGCCACAATTACACCAACATTATTTTACAGGCAGACAAAGGACCAGATATCCCGCTCAAGAACTTTAATTGACAGTATCACCACACTTTCAACATTTGTAAACTACAATAAGTCTAAGTCTTACGGGGGTGAGCTGATACTGAACACACAACCAGCAAAGATCTGGACATTAAACGGTACATTCAGCTACTATAAAACTGAAATTGACGCTTCGAATCTTGGCTCCGGTCTATCAAACAGCGGTTATTCATGGACAGCAAGAGCAATGTCAACATTAATGCTTCCGGCGGATATGAGTCTACAGGTTTCATATTTTTACTCCGGCAAAAATTACAATGCACAGGGTACTTTTGAGCCGTTTTCAATGCTTGATGCTGCCATAAAAAAAGATTTCTTCGATAAGAAGCTCAGCCTGACCTTCCGCGTAAGCGACCTGCTTGATGAAGCTAAGTTCAAAGCTAATATCAGCGGCACCGGATATTAC
- a CDS encoding YcaQ family DNA glycosylase: MKIEKISEEQARFLAANNLYTGYELKGNTKNKLLNIINVLGYVQIDTISIVERAHKHVLWTRLPEYKNTMLDELIDNDRKVFEFWDHAAAYMPMKHFRFSLPRKKMYAAKYKGWESKNKKLLKFILDRISNEGPQQSRDFEESKKRGLWWDWKPAKEGLEFLFHTGRLMARARKSFQKVYDLPERVLPADLDLSFPSDEEHSEHLIMRSITANGISAEKELTYLRHHDRSSTKKVLKRLLDEKKIVSLNISGNEKETYYSTKKILGLLNKPLHKDDVHILSPFDNIVIQRKRLQDIFGFDYLIECYVPAAKRKFGYFCLPVLYGNTFAGRIDAKADRNSGKFIIINEFWEKNFKPDEIFKQNYINKLNNLANFAGCIEITGKTSFK, translated from the coding sequence ATGAAAATTGAAAAAATTTCCGAAGAACAGGCGCGTTTCCTTGCAGCAAATAACCTTTACACCGGCTACGAATTAAAAGGTAATACAAAGAACAAACTGCTCAATATTATCAATGTACTTGGTTATGTACAAATCGATACCATATCAATTGTTGAGCGGGCTCATAAGCATGTTTTATGGACAAGACTTCCAGAGTATAAAAATACAATGCTGGATGAGCTTATAGATAATGACAGGAAGGTATTTGAATTCTGGGACCATGCTGCGGCATATATGCCGATGAAGCATTTCAGGTTTTCTTTGCCACGCAAAAAAATGTATGCTGCAAAATACAAGGGATGGGAAAGCAAAAATAAAAAATTGCTGAAGTTCATTTTAGATCGGATCTCGAATGAAGGTCCGCAGCAGTCACGTGATTTTGAAGAAAGCAAAAAACGCGGCTTATGGTGGGACTGGAAACCAGCCAAGGAGGGGCTTGAATTTCTTTTCCATACGGGCAGGCTTATGGCAAGGGCAAGAAAAAGCTTTCAGAAAGTATATGACCTTCCCGAAAGGGTGCTTCCTGCAGATCTTGACCTGAGCTTCCCTTCAGATGAGGAACATTCAGAACACCTTATTATGAGATCCATTACAGCAAACGGTATTTCAGCTGAAAAGGAGCTCACATATTTGAGGCATCATGACCGTTCATCAACAAAGAAAGTACTGAAGAGGCTGCTTGATGAAAAAAAGATCGTTAGCCTGAATATTTCAGGAAATGAAAAAGAAACTTATTACAGCACAAAAAAGATACTTGGCTTACTGAACAAACCGCTTCATAAGGATGATGTTCATATCCTTTCTCCTTTTGATAATATAGTGATACAGCGTAAACGCCTGCAGGATATTTTCGGGTTTGATTATTTAATAGAGTGTTATGTGCCGGCTGCAAAAAGGAAATTCGGTTATTTTTGCCTTCCTGTGCTGTATGGCAATACATTTGCCGGCAGAATAGATGCAAAAGCCGATCGGAATTCAGGTAAGTTCATTATTATAAATGAATTTTGGGAAAAAAATTTCAAACCGGATGAAATATTCAAACAAAACTACATAAATAAGCTGAATAATCTGGCAAATTTTGCCGGCTGTATAGAAATTACAGGAAAAACTTCCTTTAAATGA
- a CDS encoding TonB-dependent receptor, with the protein MKYISIPAVLFFLIFTFSVSSQTSTGSITGTVLDKSSGQPVESADVTLLRASDSTVMKGTTTDKEGKFSFSDIPFGKYSVRSSFVGYSTVNAKGIILSTENSAVNLDPIKLSSGTATTEEILVETQKSFVQFDGDKKVFNVSQNPMNQSGSLIELLKNIPSVSVDADGNVSLRGNTNVKITVDGRPFGLDGQNRTQLLEQIPANQIESVELVTNPSSKYEAEGVSGIINIVTKKTKVFGYNGNLSLNAGSRDKYNGSLNLNLKSNNTQFFANYSYNINNFFITGGTDRTNSLSTTENIFTQSYDGRSRIKSHFVKGGMDYFINPQNTLGFSVTYQNSTRNRGELISSKAFDINDIITSSSLNDYNVSSKNNTLDIALNHIFKFKNPKQTLTTDAIYSQNNNDESGFTQENYILPVNQNPGLIQETSKINDKDFSIQSDYVHPFTENTKIETGYKIRLRDKKNDYSNSQFDYNLNQYVTNTNLTNNFEYRDIVSAAYVQFSSTEGIFSYTAGTRVEHTNVKSLLVLNNTQVKNSYFDIFPSANITAKLGKSNEVQLSYSRRIRRPGMWELNPFVNATDPNNYFSGNPDLKPEYTDSYELSMVQYLPGTSLTPTVFYRHTKDLISRTREYIDSNTTLTTFANYNTSKSYGAELIFNSQPVQFWNINGSISYYKTEIDASNISSAYVNEGSTWSGRISSSLFLPYQFSLQLNYFYSGDILAAQATVEPFSSFDASLKKELFNGRLTTTLRVSDIFNTLKFKVNINNDRTYREEFERKRDTRVITFGLSYKFGEADKNQQRRRKDSNRENPGNDGFGF; encoded by the coding sequence ATGAAATATATTTCAATTCCCGCAGTCCTCTTTTTTTTAATTTTTACATTTTCTGTTAGCTCCCAAACTTCTACAGGCTCTATTACCGGCACTGTTCTGGATAAATCCAGCGGCCAGCCGGTAGAATCAGCAGATGTTACGCTGCTGAGAGCATCTGATTCAACTGTGATGAAAGGTACCACAACCGATAAGGAAGGAAAATTTTCCTTCAGTGATATACCTTTTGGAAAATATTCAGTAAGATCAAGCTTTGTGGGATACAGTACTGTGAATGCAAAAGGTATAATCCTGAGCACTGAAAACAGTGCGGTAAATCTCGACCCAATCAAGCTTAGCTCAGGAACAGCAACCACAGAAGAGATACTTGTTGAAACCCAGAAAAGCTTTGTTCAGTTTGATGGTGATAAAAAAGTATTTAACGTTTCACAAAATCCGATGAACCAGAGCGGCTCTTTAATTGAGCTGCTGAAGAACATTCCCTCTGTTTCTGTTGATGCAGACGGAAATGTAAGCCTGAGGGGTAATACTAATGTAAAGATAACTGTTGACGGCAGGCCGTTCGGCCTAGACGGGCAAAACCGGACCCAATTGCTTGAGCAGATTCCTGCAAACCAGATAGAAAGCGTTGAGCTTGTAACAAACCCGTCATCCAAATACGAAGCTGAAGGAGTTTCCGGTATAATTAATATTGTAACCAAAAAAACGAAAGTCTTCGGGTACAACGGTAATCTTTCACTTAATGCGGGCTCAAGGGATAAATACAACGGATCGTTAAATCTGAACCTGAAAAGCAACAATACACAATTTTTTGCGAACTACAGCTACAACATAAATAACTTTTTTATTACCGGAGGCACAGATCGGACAAACAGCTTAAGTACAACAGAAAACATTTTTACTCAAAGCTATGACGGCAGATCAAGGATCAAATCTCATTTTGTAAAAGGCGGAATGGATTATTTCATCAATCCGCAGAATACATTAGGCTTTTCTGTTACTTATCAGAATTCAACACGCAACCGTGGTGAGCTTATTAGCTCTAAAGCATTTGATATTAATGATATAATAACATCAAGCTCATTGAACGACTATAATGTCAGTTCAAAAAATAATACGCTTGATATTGCATTAAATCATATATTCAAATTCAAAAACCCGAAGCAGACACTTACAACTGATGCGATCTATTCACAGAACAATAATGATGAAAGCGGTTTTACACAGGAAAATTATATATTACCTGTAAATCAAAACCCGGGATTGATACAAGAAACAAGTAAAATTAACGATAAAGATTTCTCTATACAGTCAGATTACGTTCACCCGTTCACAGAAAATACTAAAATAGAAACCGGCTATAAAATCCGCCTGAGGGATAAAAAGAATGATTATTCCAACAGCCAGTTTGACTACAATTTGAACCAGTATGTAACTAATACAAATTTGACAAATAATTTTGAATACAGGGATATAGTAAGCGCAGCTTACGTACAATTTTCAAGCACTGAAGGAATATTCAGCTATACAGCAGGCACAAGGGTAGAGCATACAAATGTAAAAAGCCTGCTGGTATTAAATAACACCCAGGTAAAGAACAGTTATTTTGATATTTTCCCGAGTGCGAATATAACCGCAAAGCTGGGGAAATCAAATGAAGTGCAGCTAAGCTACAGCAGGAGAATAAGAAGGCCTGGTATGTGGGAGCTTAACCCTTTTGTTAACGCAACAGACCCAAATAATTATTTTTCAGGCAACCCAGATCTAAAGCCGGAATATACAGATTCATACGAGCTGAGCATGGTACAGTATTTGCCCGGTACAAGCTTAACACCAACAGTTTTTTACAGGCATACAAAAGATCTCATTTCAAGAACAAGAGAATATATAGACAGCAACACAACGCTCACAACATTTGCAAATTATAATACATCCAAATCATACGGTGCAGAGCTTATCTTCAACTCACAGCCGGTTCAGTTCTGGAATATTAACGGAAGCATTAGCTATTACAAAACCGAAATAGATGCTTCAAATATTTCTTCTGCATATGTAAATGAAGGCAGCACGTGGAGCGGCAGGATCTCTTCTTCACTGTTTTTACCGTACCAGTTCAGCCTGCAGCTGAATTATTTCTATTCAGGTGATATACTTGCCGCGCAGGCAACTGTTGAACCCTTCAGCTCCTTTGATGCTTCGCTGAAGAAGGAATTGTTTAACGGAAGGCTTACAACAACTTTAAGGGTAAGTGATATATTCAATACACTTAAGTTCAAAGTAAATATTAATAACGACAGGACCTACCGTGAAGAGTTTGAAAGAAAAAGGGATACACGCGTTATAACATTCGGGTTAAGTTATAAATTCGGCGAAGCAGATAAAAACCAGCAGCGCAGAAGAAAAGACAGCAACCGCGAAAATCCGGGAAATGACGGATTTGGCTTTTAA
- a CDS encoding phosphoribosylpyrophosphate synthetase, translated as MKSYDTLSEALNDLAVRGYTYDFNIECDCIVCRQIDLKLYPNDFEITEYYRFEGESDPDDSEIVYAITSKDGLKGTLVNGYGIYSDEISDELLSKLKITLT; from the coding sequence ATGAAATCATATGATACACTTTCCGAAGCGCTGAACGATCTGGCTGTCAGAGGTTACACATATGATTTTAATATTGAGTGTGACTGCATTGTATGCAGGCAGATCGATCTTAAACTTTACCCGAACGATTTTGAGATCACTGAATATTACAGGTTTGAAGGTGAATCAGACCCGGATGATTCAGAAATTGTTTACGCCATAACTTCAAAAGACGGATTAAAAGGCACCCTGGTTAATGGTTATGGTATATATAGTGATGAAATTTCCGATGAGCTTCTAAGCAAGCTTAAGATCACACTCACTTAA
- a CDS encoding (4Fe-4S)-binding protein: protein MAADLSRVTKKYSNDEVTIVWKPSMCIHSQKCFSGQPQVFDPAKRPWIDPKGADTESIIRQVKECPSGALSYFMNESENINENVSAAIETVVEAKPNGPLFVYGNIEVKKSDGSTEKRSRVTAFCRCGNSNNKPFCDGSHIKSEFKG, encoded by the coding sequence ATGGCGGCAGATCTCAGCAGAGTTACAAAAAAATATTCCAACGATGAAGTAACTATTGTATGGAAGCCATCAATGTGCATCCATTCCCAAAAATGCTTCAGCGGCCAGCCGCAGGTATTTGACCCGGCTAAACGCCCGTGGATTGACCCGAAAGGCGCAGATACTGAAAGTATTATCAGGCAGGTTAAAGAGTGTCCTTCAGGAGCATTGAGTTATTTTATGAATGAAAGCGAAAACATAAATGAAAATGTTTCTGCTGCAATTGAAACGGTTGTGGAAGCCAAACCCAACGGTCCCCTTTTCGTTTACGGTAATATTGAAGTTAAAAAATCTGACGGTTCAACAGAAAAAAGGAGCAGGGTCACAGCATTTTGCCGCTGCGGAAATTCAAATAATAAACCCTTTTGCGACGGCTCACATATAAAATCTGAATTTAAAGGCTGA
- a CDS encoding polysaccharide deacetylase family protein: MKKGFVLFILLSIGIIYSQESKPQLSVTIDDPSIESSGNLTWIQKDDALLEALDKNSLKAALFVCGKRIDNAEGMVLVSKWNDNGHMICNHSYSHSYYHSKKVTTESFINDILKCDSLINKYSGYSRLFRFPYLKEGDTQQKRDGLREFLNSAGYRNGYVTIDASDWYIDKRLVDTLKSVPEIDITPFKEYYISHIYERAMFYDSLAVKLTGRHIKHTLLLHHNYINAQFLGELLIHFKKNGWELINASDAFSDEVYKNSPYILPAGESLVWAMAKETGKYESLLRYPGEDSDYEEIPLNNFLKTYYK, encoded by the coding sequence ATGAAAAAAGGGTTTGTTTTATTTATTTTACTTTCAATTGGTATAATTTATTCACAGGAATCAAAACCGCAGCTATCAGTTACAATTGATGACCCTTCAATTGAAAGCTCAGGGAATTTGACATGGATTCAGAAAGATGACGCATTGCTTGAAGCGCTTGATAAGAACAGCTTAAAGGCCGCGTTGTTTGTGTGCGGAAAAAGAATTGATAATGCAGAAGGTATGGTATTGGTAAGCAAGTGGAATGATAATGGACATATGATATGCAACCATTCTTATTCACACAGTTATTACCACTCAAAAAAAGTTACAACAGAATCTTTTATTAATGATATTCTTAAATGTGATTCACTTATAAACAAGTATTCAGGCTATAGCAGATTATTCAGGTTCCCTTATTTAAAGGAAGGAGATACGCAGCAAAAACGTGACGGGCTCAGGGAGTTTTTAAATTCTGCCGGCTACCGTAACGGGTATGTTACAATTGATGCATCAGACTGGTATATTGATAAAAGACTGGTTGATACACTCAAAAGCGTTCCGGAAATTGATATAACTCCTTTTAAGGAATATTATATCTCTCACATATATGAACGCGCAATGTTCTATGACAGCCTTGCAGTTAAGCTAACAGGCCGACATATTAAACATACTCTGCTGCTGCATCATAATTATATTAATGCGCAGTTTTTGGGAGAGCTGCTTATACATTTCAAAAAGAACGGATGGGAGCTTATAAATGCTTCAGATGCCTTTAGTGATGAAGTTTATAAAAATTCTCCCTATATTCTGCCTGCAGGCGAAAGCCTGGTGTGGGCAATGGCAAAAGAAACCGGGAAGTATGAAAGTTTGTTAAGGTATCCGGGTGAGGATTCAGATTATGAAGAAATACCACTTAACAATTTTTTAAAAACTTACTATAAGTAA
- the fahA gene encoding fumarylacetoacetase, translated as MRSFIDVKPGSHFPIQNLPYGVYKLKVGSQPVCGTAIGDYVVDLSILEEKGYFKKTVLGDKKIFSQPDLNAFMALGREAWKQVRTVLQTALSDDNPLLRDDKELQKIVFTPMKDVVMCLPAKIGDYTDFYSSREHATNVGIMFRGKDNALMPNWLHIPIGYHGRASSIIISGTDVVRPNGQTKPAGEENPVFGPTKLLDFELEMGFFIGPGNSLGEAIPVDKTYDHIFGMVLVNDWSARDIQTWEYQPLGPFLAKNFATSISPWIVTMEALEPFRVKGPEQDPKPMEYLASKGDWAYDINLDVYLKSEKEKEPFKISGSNFKYMYWNICQQLAHHTVNGCNTKTGDMMASGTISGPTKDSYGSMLELTWRGENPVKLPNGEERKFINDGDTLIISGYCQGQGYKVGFGEVSGKILPAK; from the coding sequence ATGAGATCTTTTATAGATGTAAAACCGGGATCACACTTCCCGATACAGAACCTGCCCTACGGCGTTTATAAATTAAAAGTAGGCTCGCAGCCTGTGTGCGGTACTGCTATTGGAGATTATGTCGTTGACCTTTCAATACTGGAAGAAAAAGGATACTTTAAAAAAACTGTACTGGGTGATAAGAAAATTTTTTCTCAGCCAGACCTGAATGCATTCATGGCACTGGGCAGAGAAGCATGGAAACAGGTTCGAACTGTTCTGCAAACGGCGCTTAGTGATGATAACCCGCTCTTGCGCGATGATAAAGAGCTGCAGAAAATCGTTTTTACCCCTATGAAGGATGTTGTGATGTGCCTCCCTGCGAAAATAGGCGACTATACCGATTTTTATTCATCACGTGAACACGCAACAAATGTCGGCATAATGTTCCGCGGAAAAGATAACGCGCTTATGCCTAACTGGCTGCATATTCCTATCGGCTATCACGGCAGGGCAAGCTCTATAATAATAAGCGGTACTGATGTTGTTCGCCCTAACGGGCAGACCAAGCCTGCAGGGGAAGAAAATCCAGTCTTCGGACCCACAAAACTGCTTGATTTTGAGCTTGAAATGGGCTTTTTTATCGGACCCGGAAACTCACTGGGAGAAGCTATTCCCGTTGATAAAACTTATGACCATATTTTTGGAATGGTACTTGTTAACGACTGGAGCGCGCGTGACATTCAGACTTGGGAATACCAGCCGCTTGGCCCGTTTTTGGCAAAGAATTTTGCAACTTCCATATCACCGTGGATTGTTACTATGGAGGCATTGGAACCGTTCAGGGTTAAAGGACCCGAACAGGATCCAAAACCAATGGAATATTTGGCTTCTAAAGGCGATTGGGCATATGATATTAACCTTGATGTCTATTTGAAAAGTGAAAAAGAAAAGGAACCATTTAAGATATCCGGTTCCAATTTCAAATATATGTACTGGAACATTTGCCAGCAATTGGCACATCATACTGTTAACGGCTGCAATACCAAAACAGGCGATATGATGGCATCCGGAACGATAAGCGGACCAACGAAAGATTCATACGGCTCTATGCTTGAATTAACATGGCGGGGCGAGAATCCTGTTAAACTGCCAAACGGCGAAGAAAGAAAATTCATAAATGACGGTGACACTTTAATTATCAGCGGTTATTGCCAGGGGCAGGGTTACAAAGTAGGATTCGGAGAAGTTTCAGGAAAAATTCTTCCTGCAAAGTAA
- a CDS encoding tryptophanase, translated as MSFRTIIEPFKIKEVEPLSVTTEEDRVKYLKEAHYNPFMLKSEHVLIDFLTDSGTSAMSSKQWAAMMDGDEAYAGSRSWLRMEAAIKDLTGYDHILPTHQGRAAERILYSHLGGKGKVFISNTHFDTTRANIEFSGAEAIDIPVEEAKHPMLDKPFKGNMDTKALEELIKKYGAANIGGVILTVTNNSGGGQPVSMANAVEVQKICRKYNVNYFIDCCRIAENSYYIKHREAGFENKTYKQIAQEMFALADGGVMSLKKDGLVNMGGFLALKDKKLADECTNLLIITEGFATYGGLSGRSMEAIAVGLEEVFEPAYLEYRIRSTAYLGEKLYKMGVPLIYPIGGHAVYIDAAAFYPHIPVNEYPGQAMVCELYVKGGIRSVEIGSVMFGKYDSDGKLIPAPNELVRLAIPRRVYTQSHIEYVIEVFEKMFEGKDKVRGVKIVEEPEFLRHFTAKFERL; from the coding sequence ATGAGCTTTAGAACAATAATTGAACCCTTTAAGATAAAAGAAGTAGAACCGCTGAGCGTTACCACTGAAGAAGATCGCGTTAAATATCTTAAAGAAGCGCATTACAATCCTTTTATGCTGAAATCAGAGCATGTGCTTATCGATTTTTTGACCGATAGCGGAACATCAGCAATGAGCTCTAAACAATGGGCTGCTATGATGGATGGCGATGAAGCCTATGCAGGCTCGCGCAGCTGGCTGCGCATGGAAGCTGCGATAAAAGATCTCACCGGGTATGATCACATTCTGCCTACACACCAGGGCAGGGCAGCAGAAAGGATTCTGTACAGCCACCTTGGCGGTAAAGGGAAAGTTTTTATTAGTAACACTCATTTTGATACAACCAGGGCTAACATTGAATTCAGCGGTGCAGAAGCAATCGATATTCCCGTAGAAGAGGCAAAACACCCTATGCTTGATAAACCGTTTAAAGGGAATATGGATACCAAAGCCCTTGAAGAGCTTATCAAAAAATACGGCGCAGCCAATATTGGCGGGGTAATACTTACTGTAACCAATAACAGCGGCGGCGGACAGCCTGTCAGCATGGCAAATGCCGTAGAAGTTCAGAAGATATGCAGAAAATATAATGTGAACTATTTTATAGATTGCTGCCGCATAGCTGAAAACTCATATTACATAAAACACCGCGAAGCGGGTTTTGAGAACAAAACCTATAAACAGATCGCACAGGAAATGTTCGCGCTGGCAGATGGCGGTGTTATGAGCCTGAAAAAAGACGGGCTTGTAAATATGGGCGGATTCCTTGCGCTCAAAGATAAAAAACTTGCTGATGAATGTACAAACCTGCTTATTATCACTGAAGGATTCGCAACTTACGGTGGACTCTCCGGCAGAAGCATGGAAGCTATCGCAGTTGGACTTGAGGAGGTTTTTGAACCAGCTTATTTAGAATACAGGATACGCAGTACTGCATACCTGGGTGAAAAATTATATAAAATGGGTGTACCTCTTATTTATCCAATCGGCGGACATGCAGTATATATAGATGCCGCAGCGTTTTATCCGCACATTCCTGTGAATGAATATCCCGGGCAGGCAATGGTTTGTGAGCTATACGTTAAAGGCGGTATCCGTTCTGTTGAAATTGGCTCGGTTATGTTTGGTAAGTATGATTCTGATGGTAAATTGATTCCAGCCCCAAATGAGCTGGTAAGACTTGCCATACCGCGCCGTGTTTATACACAAAGCCACATTGAATACGTGATTGAAGTATTCGAAAAAATGTTCGAAGGTAAAGATAAGGTTCGCGGCGTTAAAATAGTAGAAGAGCCTGAATTTTTAAGGCACTTTACCGCTAAGTTTGAGAGATTATAA